In Dermacentor variabilis isolate Ectoservices chromosome 11, ASM5094787v1, whole genome shotgun sequence, one genomic interval encodes:
- the LOC142564412 gene encoding uncharacterized protein LOC142564412 → MVLAVFVLGVALYGLTRTDSRAHGVWRPLPEPAAQPAPAEGPAPREPTFEPPPYEDVTVTKEVVPLAVNKRVPMVCSVSNAFSADGVLPEDGVCDALFYDSLYRDDRNKLPGPYDGGLERFLDLGRAMQYTGFGVSFDVLMDVRNFDVTSPSFTSGIVELWNRGVSHFGALRVYGTGSGEDDVIKFLYFLQAVEKKIQETMNGSRPYYTVIGVSYRPDASYEKVIQHMKKVFKPFIYVVVVHVPYLDKALPTCLILPPTLLENPAKATSSNQPSVVSVRKLAVQKWSGSKSLARKEQRRRSFLAR, encoded by the exons ATGGTGCTTGCTGTATTTGTCCTGGGCGTGGCATTGTACGGGCTGACTCGGACGG ACAGCAGAGCACACGGAGTTTGGAGGCCGCTTCCAGAGCCCGCTGCCCAACCGGCGCCAGCGGAGGGTCCCGCGCCGCGCGAACCAACATTCGAACCACCACCATACGAAGACGTCACGGTTACGAAAGAAG TCGTTCCTCTGGCTGTGAACAAGCGGGTTCCCATGGTGTGCTCCGTGAGCAACGCGTTCAGCGCCGACGGCGTACTCCCGGAGGACGGTGTGTGCGACGCGCTCTTCTACGACTCGCTCTACCGCGACGACCGCAACAAGCTGCCCGGACCCTACGACGGAGGCCTCGAACGCTTCCTGGACCTGGGCCGAGCAATGCAGTACACGGGCTTCGGCGTCTCCTTCGACGTGCT AATGGACGTTCGCAATTTCGACGTGACATCGCCCAGTTTCACGTCCGGTATCGTCGAGCTGTGGAACAGAGGAGTGAGCCACTTCGGCGCACTTCGGGTGTACGGTACCGGAAGCGGAGAAGATGACGTCATCAAATTTCTGTACTTTCTGCAG GCGGTAGAAAAGAAGATCCAGGAGACAATGAACGGCAGCCGTCCCTATTACACAGTCATTGGCGTGAGCTACCGTCCAGATGCCTCTTACGAAAAGGTTATACAGCATATGAA GAAGGTCTTCAAGCCGTTCATATACGTCGTCGTAGTTCACGTCCCCTACCTGGATAAGGCGCTCCCGACGTGCCTTATTCTGCCCCCGACGCTGCTCGAGAATCCGGCGAAAGCCACCTCATCTAACCAACCCTCTGTGGTGAGCGTGCGGAAACTCGCCGTCCAGAAGTGGTCTGGCTCGAAGAGCTTGGCGCGAAAGGAACAACGTAGACGGTCATttttagcgcgatag
- the LOC142564647 gene encoding uncharacterized protein LOC142564647, translated as MSEARRDLGGHALYMASVIEPSRFQMEAMRHIERLHSHELHLPVTISFTLRARIYRPASVRSTSFYEPFQKCRDYSGDGDVSPASVCKGQYGSNFNYFRDGESAFAFDTQQELTVTYDTDITIRTKVCRATLAYPNVPFGIAAFDINLDVANAACDSLQIEAGNFTRLKVLSSLNDYIGGYHWNFDQCMNSI; from the exons ATGAGCGAAGCCCGacgtgatctcggaggccacgccctgTATATGGCCTCTGTGATCGAGCCTTCACGTTTTCAGATGGAGGCGATGCGCCACATCGAGCGCTTGCACAGCCACGAGCTTCACCTGCCGGTGACCATCTCGTTCACGCTGCGAGCCCGCATCTACAGGCCAGCGTCCGTGCGTAGCACTTCCTTCTACGAGCCGTTCCAAAAGTGCCGGGACTACAGCGGCGACGGCGACGTTTCGCCGGCGTCG GTTTGCAAGGGTCAGTACGGCTCAAACTTCAACTACTTCAGAGACGGGGAGTCCGCCTTTGCCTTTGATACACAGCAAGAACTAACAGTCACGTACGACACGGATATAACGATCAGAACAAAG GTCTGCAGGGCAACGCTGGCCTACCCCAACGTGCCGTTCGGCATCGCCGCCTTCGACATCAACCTCGACGTCGCAAACGCGGCGTGCGACTCGTTGCAGATCGAAGCCGGCAATTTCACCCGACTCAAGGTGCTGAGCAGCCTGAACGACTACATCGGCGGATACCACTGGAATTTCGATCAGTGCATGAACTCAATTTGA